A region of Magnetococcales bacterium DNA encodes the following proteins:
- a CDS encoding sel1 repeat family protein, translating to MLRLGLLAAGLAGGARESWMNPAEAVRWWQKAGEKGSPPAAFLLGILHAKGLGTPQNLDLARRWLHAAQQQGVERAGHLLALIDSTPESLDDQTEMAAYVSALPASLAPPTIPEELSFFPTPDLPGLPEGFWPRLLVDLQLARQGTSRY from the coding sequence ATGTTGCGGTTGGGCTTGCTTGCCGCCGGGTTGGCGGGAGGGGCCAGGGAGTCATGGATGAACCCTGCCGAGGCGGTCAGGTGGTGGCAAAAGGCCGGCGAAAAGGGCTCCCCGCCAGCCGCTTTTTTGCTGGGTATCCTGCATGCCAAAGGATTGGGGACACCACAAAACCTCGACCTGGCGCGCCGCTGGCTGCATGCGGCCCAACAACAGGGTGTGGAACGCGCCGGTCACCTTCTGGCCCTCATCGACAGCACACCCGAGAGCCTGGACGACCAGACGGAGATGGCCGCCTATGTGAGCGCCCTGCCCGCATCCCTGGCCCCGCCGACCATTCCGGAGGAACTCTCTTTCTTTCCCACACCCGATCTGCCTGGCTTGCCGGAGGGGTTCTGGCCCCGTTTGCTGGTGGATTTGCAGTTGGCACGCCAGGGAACATCCCGTTATTGA
- a CDS encoding sel1 repeat family protein, with translation LPDLSNGLDWLRKAAKQGDGEAMDLFGRLLYYYSESKPDSSRIEEAVQWVSTSVSLGNWSAMESLSTFYYVGWGVPRDLTLASYWEKEALEKGGAKAEFSFSLAHFFGKRASEDMVLSRQLLRKSAEHGFPPAQHLLGVDYAEGLFVKPDFKESRFWLEKAAGQGLAGSAHSLGKNYRHGINGYPYDKAKAIEWFEKAAQLGYGESFVSLGYLYLDDIPGHPKNPEKALAMFHKGLEKGDSSAYMALGDFYFKGDDVQEDLSKAYHWFRQGAEKDPRNTGAFARAEVMRIFGMGTSAEPSLDFTKMNDAIQHGNMDAAAILGKFYLAGVGTDKNFYKARRCLVASAAGGNSEGKFWAAWISATGLGGPQDLELAAHWAERVSSTYVSINHCLAGGFLLAGVGVVPDPEHGLALLQKGAMIPTTSCAWLLGEGYRQGRYGLPVDLALANHWYEQAAAHEDVESMLRLGLLAAGLAGGARESLMDPAEAVRWWQKAGEMGSPPAAFLLGILHAKGLGTPQNLDLARRWLHAAQQQGVERAGHLLALIDSAPESLDAQTEMAAYVSALPASLAPPTIPDELSLLSHTRSAWLAGGVLATFAGGFTGGTQGNIPS, from the coding sequence CCCTTCCCGATCTTTCCAACGGATTGGATTGGCTGCGCAAGGCAGCCAAACAGGGCGATGGAGAGGCCATGGATCTTTTTGGCAGGCTTTTGTATTACTATTCAGAGTCAAAGCCAGACTCCTCCAGGATAGAGGAGGCTGTTCAATGGGTGTCCACGAGTGTCTCACTGGGCAATTGGTCTGCCATGGAGAGTTTGTCAACATTTTACTATGTGGGGTGGGGCGTTCCCAGGGATCTCACCCTGGCGAGTTACTGGGAAAAGGAGGCGTTGGAAAAAGGTGGAGCCAAGGCGGAATTCTCATTTTCCCTGGCCCATTTTTTTGGCAAAAGAGCATCTGAAGATATGGTGCTTTCACGACAGTTGCTGAGAAAGTCGGCGGAACACGGTTTTCCCCCTGCTCAGCACCTTCTTGGTGTTGATTACGCTGAAGGATTGTTTGTTAAACCTGATTTTAAGGAATCACGATTTTGGCTTGAGAAGGCAGCAGGACAAGGTTTAGCCGGGAGCGCCCATTCTTTAGGAAAAAATTATCGTCATGGGATCAATGGCTATCCGTATGACAAGGCCAAGGCGATCGAATGGTTCGAAAAAGCTGCCCAGTTGGGATATGGCGAATCGTTTGTCAGCCTGGGATATCTTTATCTGGATGATATTCCTGGGCATCCAAAAAACCCGGAAAAGGCCCTGGCCATGTTCCATAAAGGGTTGGAAAAGGGTGATTCAAGCGCTTATATGGCCCTGGGTGATTTTTATTTCAAGGGGGATGATGTTCAGGAAGATTTGTCCAAGGCATACCATTGGTTTCGGCAGGGCGCCGAGAAAGATCCGCGCAATACGGGAGCATTTGCCCGGGCTGAAGTCATGCGGATCTTTGGCATGGGAACATCAGCCGAGCCATCACTGGATTTTACCAAAATGAATGATGCCATTCAGCATGGCAATATGGATGCTGCTGCCATTCTGGGAAAGTTCTATCTGGCAGGTGTAGGTACGGACAAAAATTTTTACAAGGCCCGCAGGTGTCTTGTTGCCAGTGCTGCTGGCGGAAATAGTGAGGGAAAATTTTGGGCTGCATGGATTTCTGCCACAGGGTTGGGTGGCCCCCAGGATTTGGAACTCGCCGCCCATTGGGCTGAAAGAGTCAGTTCTACCTATGTGAGCATCAACCACTGCCTTGCGGGTGGATTCCTTCTCGCTGGAGTGGGTGTCGTGCCTGACCCGGAGCATGGCCTGGCGCTGCTCCAGAAAGGGGCCATGATCCCGACAACCTCCTGTGCCTGGTTGTTGGGAGAGGGGTATCGGCAGGGGCGGTATGGTTTGCCGGTGGATCTGGCCCTGGCGAACCACTGGTATGAACAGGCAGCGGCCCATGAGGATGTCGAATCCATGTTGCGGTTGGGCTTGCTTGCCGCCGGGTTGGCGGGAGGGGCCAGGGAGTCATTGATGGACCCTGCCGAGGCGGTCAGGTGGTGGCAAAAGGCCGGCGAAATGGGCTCCCCGCCAGCCGCCTTTTTGCTGGGTATCCTGCATGCCAAAGGGTTGGGAACACCACAAAACCTCGACCTGGCGCGCCGCTGGCTGCATGCAGCCCAACAACAGGGTGTGGAACGCGCCGGTCACCTTCTGGCCCTCATCGACAGCGCACCCGAGAGCCTGGACGCCCAGACGGAGATGGCCGCCTATGTAAGCGCCCTGCCCGCCTCCCTGGCCCCGCCGACCATTCCGGATGAACTCTCTTTACTTTCCCACACCCGATCTGCCTGGCTTGCCGGAGGGGTTCTGGCCACGTTTGCTGGTGGATTTACAGGTGGCACGCAAGGGAACATCCCGTCGTAA
- a CDS encoding thioredoxin domain-containing protein produces the protein MLTMGNTPNKGNRLFMLLALTLIAWTANPQAVGAADDGVVARIGDWKLTQSELDKSLAGRIYEIDQQIYQLRLQKIQELMAEHMMNQEAKQRGITLDKLRGEIGGKQEPVSDKMVTEFIEKNHERLPNQGKGMEDRIRGFLENRAGEQAASRYLADLAKKFGAQITLAQPKAPRIPIKGPEDLAKGPARAPITIVEFSDFQCPYCRNIQATLNKLFEQYPDKVRLVFRHYPLPIHPLAAKAAEASQCAADQGGFWAYHDTLFTTESDLELPLLKELAAKQKLDTTKFNECLTSGKHAARIQEDMQEGENLGVNGTPAFFINGIPLVGARPLSEYKRIIDDELAKK, from the coding sequence ATGTTGACAATGGGCAACACCCCGAACAAGGGAAATCGACTCTTCATGCTGCTGGCGCTCACGCTGATCGCCTGGACGGCCAACCCTCAAGCCGTCGGTGCCGCAGATGATGGGGTGGTCGCCCGCATCGGTGATTGGAAGCTGACGCAAAGCGAACTGGACAAATCCCTCGCCGGACGCATCTATGAAATCGATCAGCAGATTTATCAGCTTCGCCTGCAAAAGATTCAGGAGCTGATGGCCGAACACATGATGAACCAGGAGGCCAAACAACGCGGCATCACCCTGGATAAGCTCCGGGGTGAAATCGGTGGTAAACAGGAACCCGTCTCCGACAAGATGGTGACCGAATTCATCGAAAAAAATCATGAACGCCTGCCCAACCAGGGCAAAGGGATGGAAGATCGGATTCGTGGCTTCCTGGAAAATCGTGCCGGAGAACAAGCCGCATCCCGCTACCTGGCGGATCTGGCTAAAAAATTTGGTGCCCAGATCACGCTCGCTCAACCCAAGGCTCCCCGCATTCCCATCAAGGGACCGGAAGACCTCGCCAAGGGACCGGCCAGAGCACCCATCACCATCGTCGAATTTTCGGACTTTCAGTGCCCCTACTGCCGCAACATCCAGGCAACCCTGAACAAACTCTTCGAGCAATACCCGGATAAAGTGCGCCTTGTATTTCGCCACTATCCCCTTCCCATCCACCCCCTTGCCGCCAAAGCCGCCGAGGCTTCCCAATGCGCCGCCGATCAGGGAGGCTTCTGGGCCTATCACGACACCCTTTTCACCACCGAAAGCGACCTGGAACTCCCTCTCCTGAAAGAGCTTGCGGCCAAACAAAAGCTTGATACGACCAAGTTCAACGAATGCCTCACCAGCGGCAAACATGCCGCCCGCATCCAGGAAGACATGCAAGAGGGTGAAAATCTGGGCGTCAATGGAACCCCTGCCTTCTTCATCAACGGCATACCCCTGGTCGGCGCCCGTCCCCTGTCGGAATACAAACGGATCATCGACGACGAACTGGCTAAAAAATAA
- a CDS encoding type II toxin-antitoxin system RatA family toxin, whose product MSQHQVNAIVPYTPQQMYDLVVDMDSYPQFLPWCVQARKYDVTETQFMAEMTISFKGLRETFRTVDLLVPGRSIRISLHSGPFKRLENFWNFTPVSGGTRVEFSIDFKFKNRLLDVSMGPLFSMVTQRMVAAFRQRADIVYGSSPT is encoded by the coding sequence ATGTCCCAACATCAAGTCAACGCCATCGTCCCCTACACCCCCCAACAAATGTACGACCTGGTCGTGGATATGGACAGCTATCCCCAGTTTTTACCCTGGTGTGTCCAGGCCCGCAAGTATGACGTGACCGAAACGCAATTCATGGCAGAAATGACCATATCCTTCAAGGGTCTTCGCGAAACATTCCGCACTGTGGATCTTTTGGTTCCGGGCCGGAGCATCCGGATCTCTCTCCACTCGGGTCCGTTCAAGCGTCTGGAAAATTTCTGGAATTTTACCCCCGTTTCGGGAGGAACCCGTGTCGAATTCAGCATTGACTTTAAATTCAAGAATCGGCTGTTGGATGTCTCCATGGGGCCATTGTTCAGTATGGTGACCCAGCGCATGGTGGCAGCCTTCCGCCAACGGGCCGACATTGTGTACGGCTCCAGCCCCACGTAA
- a CDS encoding type II toxin-antitoxin system RatA family toxin, with protein sequence MPRIQLTDTVPFQPVQMFELVLDVRKYPEFLPWCTKTRVFNEEERQFVAELTISFRGMRESFQTVDRFVPPRKVEVKLRSGPFQHLENEWIFTPTPQGTRVDFFIDFKFKSRLMNVTLGPIFTQVSRQMLEAFRNRAFVLYGQTLVSPP encoded by the coding sequence ATGCCTCGCATCCAGCTGACGGATACTGTACCATTCCAGCCCGTACAAATGTTTGAATTGGTTCTGGACGTGCGCAAATACCCGGAATTTCTCCCCTGGTGCACGAAGACCCGGGTCTTCAACGAGGAGGAGAGGCAATTCGTCGCCGAATTGACTATCAGCTTCCGGGGCATGCGGGAGAGCTTCCAGACTGTGGACCGGTTTGTGCCGCCACGCAAGGTGGAAGTCAAATTGCGTTCGGGTCCATTCCAGCATTTGGAGAACGAATGGATCTTTACCCCCACCCCCCAAGGCACGCGCGTTGATTTTTTCATCGACTTCAAGTTCAAAAGTCGTCTCATGAATGTGACTCTGGGGCCCATCTTCACTCAGGTCTCCAGGCAAATGCTGGAAGCGTTCCGGAATCGCGCCTTCGTTCTGTACGGCCAGACCCTCGTTTCGCCGCCATAG
- the gap gene encoding type I glyceraldehyde-3-phosphate dehydrogenase has translation MTVKIGINGFGRIGRCVFRAIDKDPAFKNIQVVAINDPAPRASLVHLLKYDSIFRTMEGEVKETANGMSVNGREIRFTGETKPDALKWNEAGVDYVIEASGRMTTAEAAQPHVNAGAKRVIISAPAKGGVKTFVMGINEHEYDPRQHVVVSNASCTTNCLAPVVKVILEKFGVQRGLITTVHSYTGDQRLTDMPHSDPRRARAANLSMIPTSTGAAKAIGEVFPSLKGKLDGMSLRVPTPNVSVVDATIITDKETNVKEVQDALRAGANRYLGYCDIPLVSIDFLGDPRSSIVDGPSTYVIGNTVKILSWYDNEWGYSNRVLDLINHMAAREV, from the coding sequence ATGACAGTAAAGATCGGCATCAATGGGTTTGGGCGTATCGGCCGCTGTGTGTTCCGTGCCATCGACAAGGATCCCGCGTTTAAAAACATTCAAGTGGTGGCCATCAACGACCCGGCCCCTCGTGCATCCCTCGTTCATCTCCTCAAGTATGACTCCATCTTCCGTACCATGGAAGGGGAGGTGAAGGAAACCGCCAACGGCATGTCGGTGAATGGCCGCGAAATCCGTTTCACCGGTGAGACCAAACCCGATGCCCTGAAGTGGAACGAAGCCGGCGTTGACTACGTCATCGAGGCTTCCGGTCGGATGACCACAGCCGAAGCTGCCCAACCCCACGTCAATGCCGGCGCCAAGCGCGTGATCATCTCCGCTCCGGCCAAGGGTGGCGTCAAGACTTTCGTCATGGGCATCAACGAGCACGAATACGATCCCCGCCAGCATGTTGTGGTCTCCAATGCCTCCTGCACCACCAACTGTCTGGCTCCGGTGGTCAAGGTGATTCTGGAGAAATTTGGTGTGCAGCGTGGCCTGATCACCACGGTTCACTCCTACACCGGCGACCAGCGTCTCACCGACATGCCCCACTCCGACCCGCGCCGCGCCCGGGCCGCCAACCTTTCCATGATTCCGACCTCCACCGGTGCCGCCAAGGCCATCGGCGAGGTGTTCCCCTCCCTGAAAGGCAAACTGGACGGCATGTCCCTGCGCGTGCCGACCCCCAACGTCTCCGTGGTGGACGCCACCATCATCACCGATAAAGAAACCAACGTCAAAGAGGTCCAGGATGCCCTGCGCGCCGGCGCCAACCGGTATCTCGGCTATTGCGATATCCCCCTGGTCTCCATCGACTTCCTGGGCGATCCCCGCTCCTCCATCGTCGATGGCCCCTCGACCTACGTCATCGGCAACACCGTCAAGATCCTCTCCTGGTATGACAACGAGTGGGGCTACTCCAATCGCGTCCTGGATCTGATCAACCACATGGCCGCACGCGAAGTGTGA
- a CDS encoding phosphoenolpyruvate synthase — protein MTARTLLSGKTGGSPPVSDALRVNLRNTAVAQVDIDPRHAVLQRVVQEYSGISDALDLLLRELNHPFRNWPLILPELKGFAIKNCSLYLDHDLGPDAFDLFVDFFFQAAEGKEPQIRDALEGLTAFLEQVASRIAPGHLAAFAARFDRLFRRLTATPERHLFLLLQSYYPLSRTLGRLLEVCRQQPADAATLDAGALRDLWHRTLKISHDYWLSRPDPATFFSPDTGAATTAISHHTLLAQRERLLVILATGDTMGGTAPASLDVVDQLLELPTFLDIVRSYRQVAGDLARRIATRDFPRNLENQTLAFLFHIMETEGLGLIHEETLREINHTLVRLVRTEQSFEQIQGVFLRTFQFLKANVVQYPHTALQCMDALGAEVFQRNQSDLAEIFLGEVVRFGFQHSAVQGVDADWQPVANPAHLYNVRIWLNLILRNPKWCATLLSALIVNLHLTGTCIRDTDLFQREITRILNGGIAPIFNLIKQLTRMLPVFFNEIGAEGELRNVSTDLDELTRRQDHMVHFLRKQCHVESTNLTVGLAAAIFHFWFDGDKTPLQPYLPATLVEEIPVAGPLFDGVHRVVARACERSGFSDPEKLLHLPLEETLPVIMGGAEFPEDDRRRVTHLLHLYHMLHRKYNLGYQGIHTSLRDASFQGFPHLDRLLADLDAEVDHETLLITLLDVLEGLQAVILSSEVFPAQEEIYQKRHIAVGIPSVYGHYRERKFDALSLTFRLENLANVCLERLLETIPDGFITQASFRGIARQLHHFMRALAVDGITSRKLRDHLVILEDSLRTRPLSCHQYMDLFRGFSEGVKSIIETRYASHHRDNLALIVAQVPADKLLARYRPLRSDDLALSLERISEVFFRDLIAGTFGLQALDRFLAHILKVLSAQQKHLDPRGMDLLMTYNPRRLFRDIHAEGHQDRNLMLLGGKGFNLTQMADLALPVPPGTILTTEFFRCRQIVRHYQPAWSDFLGQLKERIATIETRTGRKFGQADRALLLSVRSGASISMPGMMQTIHNVGINRGIVAGIIQETGNAFFAWDNYRRFIQSWAMSFDMGRSIFSDLMRQTKRRHGVERKRDFTPGQMRELAEAYEAATREMGVVIPEDPWEQLLASIQQVVQSWNALKAKDYRRILGIANDWGTAVVLQTMIFGNVSQSSGTGVLFTAHPGQRLNRVMLWGDFTPGNQGEDIVGGLVATQPVSVAQCQSDGRDPETSLERCFPEIHAALLRFAKNLIYDQDWSPQEIEFTFDGPNPENLWLLQTRDMATASEKPLVVRRFKVDTRDTDPFLGQGIGVSGSTLCGRAVFNLEQIQNLRAEDPDAPLILIRYDTVPEDIKEIFLAEGLLTARGGQTSHASIVAARLEKTCVVGCEALNVQGVDRDHGELHGHPIRCGDRISLDGRRGWVLAGWHAVESVIT, from the coding sequence GTGACCGCCAGGACGCTTCTGTCCGGCAAAACCGGAGGGTCTCCGCCTGTTTCGGATGCCCTCCGGGTCAATTTGCGCAACACCGCCGTGGCGCAGGTCGATATCGACCCGCGCCATGCGGTGTTGCAGCGCGTGGTGCAGGAGTACTCCGGCATCAGCGACGCCCTTGACCTCCTGCTCCGGGAGTTGAACCACCCCTTCCGCAACTGGCCCCTGATTTTGCCGGAGTTGAAGGGGTTCGCCATCAAAAACTGCTCCCTGTACCTGGATCATGACCTGGGGCCGGATGCCTTCGACCTCTTCGTCGATTTTTTTTTCCAGGCCGCAGAGGGCAAAGAGCCGCAGATTCGCGATGCCCTGGAGGGGTTGACCGCCTTTCTGGAGCAGGTGGCATCCCGGATCGCTCCCGGGCACCTGGCTGCGTTTGCTGCCCGTTTCGACCGGTTGTTCCGGCGGTTGACCGCCACGCCGGAGCGGCATTTATTTTTGCTTTTGCAGAGTTATTATCCCCTCTCCCGCACCCTGGGGCGATTGCTGGAGGTGTGCCGGCAACAACCGGCGGACGCCGCCACCCTGGACGCTGGCGCTTTACGGGATTTGTGGCACCGTACCCTGAAAATCTCTCATGATTATTGGTTGAGCCGTCCGGATCCGGCGACGTTTTTCTCTCCGGACACGGGTGCAGCCACAACCGCCATCTCCCATCATACCCTGCTGGCCCAGAGAGAGCGTCTCCTTGTCATCCTGGCGACGGGCGACACCATGGGTGGGACCGCGCCGGCCTCCCTGGATGTGGTTGACCAACTCCTGGAACTTCCCACCTTTCTGGACATCGTGCGAAGCTACCGACAGGTTGCGGGCGATTTGGCGCGTCGGATCGCCACCCGAGACTTCCCCCGGAATCTGGAAAATCAGACCCTCGCCTTTTTGTTTCACATCATGGAGACCGAGGGGCTCGGGTTGATCCACGAAGAGACCTTGCGCGAGATCAACCATACCCTGGTACGCCTCGTGCGGACGGAGCAGAGCTTCGAGCAGATCCAGGGAGTTTTTCTGCGCACCTTCCAATTCCTCAAGGCCAATGTCGTTCAGTATCCCCACACCGCCTTGCAGTGCATGGACGCCCTGGGCGCCGAGGTGTTCCAGCGCAATCAAAGCGATCTGGCCGAGATTTTTCTGGGAGAGGTGGTCCGTTTCGGCTTCCAGCACAGCGCGGTGCAGGGAGTTGACGCCGATTGGCAGCCGGTAGCCAATCCGGCGCACCTGTATAACGTGAGGATCTGGCTCAACCTGATCCTGCGCAACCCGAAATGGTGCGCCACGCTGCTTTCGGCATTGATCGTCAATTTGCACCTGACAGGTACCTGCATTCGTGACACCGATCTTTTCCAACGGGAAATCACCCGTATCCTCAATGGCGGGATTGCGCCCATTTTCAATCTGATCAAACAGTTGACCAGAATGTTGCCGGTTTTCTTCAATGAAATCGGCGCCGAGGGCGAGCTGCGCAACGTCTCGACCGATCTGGATGAGTTGACCCGGCGTCAGGATCACATGGTTCATTTTCTCCGCAAACAGTGCCATGTGGAGAGCACCAACCTGACCGTGGGTTTGGCGGCAGCGATCTTCCATTTCTGGTTCGACGGCGACAAAACACCTCTGCAACCCTATCTGCCCGCCACGTTGGTGGAAGAGATACCGGTCGCCGGACCCCTGTTCGATGGGGTACACCGGGTGGTGGCCCGGGCGTGTGAACGTTCCGGTTTTTCCGACCCGGAGAAACTCCTGCATCTGCCTTTGGAGGAGACCCTGCCTGTCATCATGGGGGGCGCCGAGTTTCCCGAGGATGACCGCCGCCGGGTCACCCATCTGCTGCACCTCTACCACATGCTGCATCGCAAGTACAATCTCGGTTATCAGGGGATCCATACCTCCCTGCGTGATGCCTCCTTCCAGGGGTTTCCGCACCTGGATCGACTTCTTGCTGACCTCGATGCCGAGGTGGACCATGAAACTCTCCTGATCACCCTGCTCGATGTCCTGGAGGGGTTGCAGGCGGTCATTCTCTCTTCGGAGGTGTTTCCGGCTCAGGAGGAGATCTACCAGAAGCGTCATATCGCCGTGGGCATCCCATCGGTGTATGGTCACTATCGGGAGCGCAAGTTTGACGCCCTCTCCCTCACCTTCCGGCTGGAAAATCTGGCCAATGTTTGTCTGGAGCGCTTGCTGGAGACCATCCCCGACGGCTTCATCACCCAGGCCAGCTTTCGCGGCATCGCCAGGCAGTTGCACCACTTTATGCGCGCCCTGGCTGTTGATGGCATCACCTCCCGGAAACTGCGGGATCATCTGGTCATTCTGGAAGACTCTCTGCGTACCCGCCCACTCTCCTGCCATCAGTACATGGATTTATTCCGAGGTTTTTCCGAGGGGGTGAAATCCATCATCGAGACTCGCTATGCCAGTCATCACCGGGACAATCTGGCATTGATCGTCGCTCAGGTGCCCGCCGACAAATTGTTGGCCCGGTACCGCCCCCTGCGTTCGGATGACCTGGCCCTCTCCCTGGAACGAATCAGCGAGGTGTTCTTCCGCGACCTGATTGCCGGTACCTTCGGCCTACAGGCGTTGGACCGGTTTCTCGCCCATATCCTGAAAGTTCTGTCTGCGCAACAGAAACACCTGGATCCCCGGGGTATGGATCTGCTCATGACCTACAATCCCCGGCGACTCTTTCGGGATATCCATGCCGAGGGCCACCAGGATCGCAATTTAATGTTGCTGGGAGGCAAGGGGTTCAATCTGACGCAGATGGCCGATCTGGCTCTGCCCGTTCCCCCGGGAACGATCCTGACCACGGAGTTTTTCCGTTGCCGGCAGATCGTTCGCCACTATCAGCCGGCCTGGAGCGATTTTTTAGGGCAATTGAAAGAACGGATCGCCACCATCGAGACCCGGACGGGAAGAAAATTCGGGCAGGCCGACCGGGCGTTGTTGTTGTCGGTGCGCAGCGGGGCGTCCATCTCCATGCCCGGCATGATGCAGACCATCCACAATGTCGGCATCAATCGCGGCATCGTGGCGGGGATAATCCAGGAGACCGGTAACGCCTTTTTTGCCTGGGACAACTATCGCCGTTTCATCCAATCTTGGGCCATGAGCTTCGATATGGGTCGGAGCATATTTTCCGACCTGATGCGCCAGACAAAGCGTCGTCACGGCGTTGAAAGAAAGAGAGACTTCACCCCGGGACAGATGCGAGAGCTGGCAGAGGCCTACGAAGCAGCCACCCGGGAGATGGGAGTCGTCATTCCGGAGGATCCCTGGGAGCAGCTTCTGGCCAGCATTCAGCAGGTGGTGCAATCCTGGAATGCCCTCAAGGCCAAGGATTATCGGCGCATCCTCGGCATCGCCAACGATTGGGGCACCGCCGTGGTTTTGCAGACCATGATCTTCGGCAACGTGAGCCAAAGTTCGGGCACCGGGGTGTTGTTTACCGCCCACCCTGGCCAGCGACTCAACCGGGTCATGTTGTGGGGGGATTTCACCCCCGGCAACCAGGGCGAGGATATCGTGGGCGGTCTGGTTGCCACCCAACCTGTCTCCGTGGCGCAGTGCCAAAGCGATGGCCGAGATCCTGAAACCTCCCTGGAACGTTGTTTTCCGGAGATCCACGCTGCACTGTTGCGCTTTGCCAAAAATTTGATCTACGACCAAGACTGGAGTCCCCAGGAGATTGAGTTCACCTTCGACGGGCCAAACCCGGAAAATCTGTGGCTTCTCCAGACCCGGGATATGGCCACGGCTTCCGAAAAGCCCCTGGTGGTGCGCCGTTTCAAAGTGGATACCCGGGACACCGATCCCTTCTTGGGGCAAGGCATCGGAGTCAGTGGCAGCACGTTATGTGGCCGAGCGGTGTTCAACCTGGAACAGATCCAAAACCTGCGGGCGGAAGACCCGGATGCCCCCTTGATTCTGATCCGCTATGATACCGTTCCCGAGGATATCAAGGAAATTTTTCTCGCCGAAGGCCTGCTGACTGCCCGGGGTGGACAGACCTCGCATGCCTCCATTGTGGCGGCGCGTCTGGAAAAAACCTGCGTGGTCGGCTGCGAAGCCTTGAATGTTCAAGGTGTCGATCGCGACCATGGCGAACTGCATGGACACCCCATCCGGTGCGGAGACCGGATCAGCCTCGATGGCCGACGTGGATGGGTCTTGGCCGGCTGGCACGCGGTTGAATCCGTAATTACATGA
- a CDS encoding glyceraldehyde-3-phosphate dehydrogenase: MKLGINGLGRIGKLTLWRQLALKHFPEMVVNVGRPVGRSLDDLLQVVESDSTYGHLGNFLRGYRGGRVIEEANDAEGTAVIDGIPVRFLRMHRNPAELPWREHGVRLVVDCTGAFLDPTAPANEKNGSLRGHLEAGASKVILSAPFKMRNKGLGMPPDAITVVMGINDEAYNPARHHIISAASCTTTCLAFMVKPLLDHFGVDRILSASMVTVHAVTGSQSVLDTLPKAGATDLRKSRSVLNNIILTTTGAAKTLRLVIPEMANIGFMAESVRIPTSTGSLVVLGVNLQSPNATAPYNRSDINTLYKNAAEGAFAGYLAYSDAQSVSSDIIGSPLAAASIEATETHTRTAFSRIDLRQLPNIPEQVRATLDSPIVEIPITHAVIYGWYDNELGSYVNMLTENMIHTANKMV; this comes from the coding sequence ATGAAACTCGGTATCAATGGACTGGGACGCATTGGCAAGTTGACGTTGTGGCGCCAATTGGCTCTGAAGCATTTTCCCGAGATGGTTGTCAACGTCGGACGCCCGGTAGGCCGTTCGCTGGATGACCTGTTGCAGGTGGTGGAATCCGACAGCACCTACGGCCATCTGGGCAATTTTCTGCGCGGTTATCGGGGTGGGCGGGTCATCGAAGAGGCCAACGACGCCGAAGGTACGGCAGTCATCGATGGTATCCCGGTCAGGTTTCTCCGGATGCATCGCAACCCTGCGGAACTGCCTTGGCGTGAACATGGCGTTCGGCTGGTGGTCGATTGTACCGGGGCTTTTCTGGATCCCACGGCGCCGGCCAACGAAAAAAATGGATCGCTGCGCGGACATTTGGAAGCCGGGGCAAGCAAGGTCATTCTTTCGGCGCCATTCAAGATGCGCAACAAGGGGTTGGGCATGCCGCCCGATGCCATCACCGTGGTCATGGGTATCAATGACGAAGCCTACAACCCGGCCCGGCACCACATCATCTCCGCCGCCTCCTGCACCACGACTTGTCTGGCGTTCATGGTCAAACCCCTGTTGGATCATTTCGGAGTTGACCGGATTCTTTCGGCTTCCATGGTGACCGTGCATGCGGTGACGGGAAGTCAGAGCGTTCTGGACACCTTGCCCAAGGCTGGGGCGACAGATTTGCGCAAAAGCCGCAGCGTCTTGAACAACATCATCCTGACCACCACCGGTGCGGCCAAGACCTTGCGTCTGGTCATTCCCGAGATGGCCAACATTGGATTCATGGCCGAGTCGGTGCGCATACCCACCAGCACGGGTTCTTTGGTGGTCCTCGGCGTCAATCTGCAATCCCCCAATGCCACTGCGCCTTATAATCGCAGTGATATCAACACGCTCTACAAGAATGCCGCCGAAGGGGCCTTTGCGGGATACCTGGCCTACAGCGACGCCCAGAGTGTCTCTTCCGACATCATCGGCTCTCCCCTGGCCGCTGCCAGCATCGAAGCCACCGAGACCCACACCCGCACCGCTTTTTCTCGTATAGATCTGCGCCAGCTTCCCAACATTCCTGAGCAGGTCCGCGCCACCCTGGACTCCCCCATCGTCGAAATTCCCATCACCCATGCCGTCATTTATGGTTGGTATGACAATGAGTTAGGAAGTTATGTCAACATGCTTACGGAAAACATGATCCATACCGCCAACAAGATGGTATGA